In the genome of Desulfatiglans sp., one region contains:
- a CDS encoding rhodanese-like domain-containing protein, translated as MKIKRAKKLSSAALFILLFLFSISPAINSYGENDGIPRLTIKELKKMIDEKVEVTIIDVQPLNIYEKGHIKGAISIPWKSQLVLEDVWVIPSGIPIVTYCACGEGEADSNDFAKQLMKMGYNDVKVLKHPAIQGWIEALYPVDKK; from the coding sequence ATGAAAATAAAAAGAGCCAAAAAACTTTCAAGTGCCGCATTATTTATCCTCCTTTTCTTGTTCTCTATCTCACCTGCTATCAACAGCTATGGTGAAAATGATGGGATTCCGAGATTAACAATTAAAGAGCTGAAAAAGATGATTGATGAGAAGGTTGAGGTAACCATCATAGATGTACAGCCCCTCAATATCTATGAAAAAGGTCATATCAAGGGCGCTATCTCCATACCCTGGAAATCACAGCTTGTACTGGAAGATGTGTGGGTGATACCGAGCGGTATACCAATTGTAACATACTGCGCATGCGGAGAAGGAGAAGCTGACAGCAATGATTTTGCAAAACAGCTCATGAAAATGGGATACAATGATGTAAAGGTGCTAAAGCATCCTGCAATACAGGGGTGGATAGAGGCTTTATACCCGGTGGATAAAAAATAG